One genomic segment of Eikenella corrodens includes these proteins:
- a CDS encoding aspartate/glutamate racemase family protein, producing the protein MNTLGIIGGMSPESTAAYYTQINRLINRQKGGNHSAPILLASVEFQEIVDCQQRGDWHKAGEILAQAARTLEQAGADAVLLATNTMHKVAAPIQAVIGVPFLHILDSVAERIRAQGIRTVGLLGTRFTMQDAFYREGLAARGIQAIVPDECVQAEIHRIIFEELCVGNFTENSRRFYVQAIERLAAQGAQGIILGCTEIGLLVRPEDTAAPLFDTTEIHVQAAAEFILQPAQHRS; encoded by the coding sequence ATGAACACACTCGGCATCATCGGCGGCATGTCGCCCGAAAGTACCGCCGCCTACTACACTCAAATCAACCGCCTCATCAACCGGCAAAAAGGCGGCAACCACAGCGCGCCCATCCTGCTCGCCAGCGTTGAATTTCAAGAAATCGTGGATTGCCAGCAGCGCGGCGATTGGCACAAAGCCGGCGAAATCCTTGCCCAAGCCGCCCGTACTCTGGAGCAGGCCGGCGCAGACGCCGTCCTTCTGGCCACCAACACCATGCACAAAGTTGCCGCCCCGATACAGGCCGTCATCGGCGTGCCCTTTCTGCATATTTTAGACAGCGTGGCCGAACGCATCCGCGCACAAGGCATCCGCACCGTCGGCCTGCTCGGCACACGCTTTACCATGCAGGACGCGTTCTACCGCGAGGGTCTGGCCGCACGCGGCATCCAAGCCATCGTGCCGGATGAATGCGTGCAGGCCGAAATCCACCGCATCATTTTCGAAGAGCTCTGCGTGGGCAACTTTACCGAAAACAGCCGCCGTTTCTATGTGCAAGCCATCGAACGGCTGGCTGCCCAAGGCGCACAAGGCATCATCCTCGGCTGCACCGAAATCGGCCTGCTAGTGCGCCCCGAAGATACTGCCGCGCCGCTGTTCGACACCACGGAAATCCACGTGCAGGCCGCTGCTGAGTTCATTTTGCAGCCTGCCCAACATAGATCATGA